From the Phyllostomus discolor isolate MPI-MPIP mPhyDis1 chromosome 7, mPhyDis1.pri.v3, whole genome shotgun sequence genome, one window contains:
- the LOC118501898 gene encoding uncharacterized protein DKFZp434B061-like → MCQVGGRQAANRVCSLCLGGVDHEDTPTAPPAWDALGTVHPAPSHAGLDPHRWGRRSRRRWESSRALGGAAGPPRSRLRTPSPSPPPPLHHHQVAGRKEKPVGGATRTISFATEAPVRVDRGQEHARVPEERDARPERASGRGLANNREKEPTGSRPPREEGMPSPLAPAKGHARHGSAALLDSVWGLRRRKRQRGTDWVPRAGPRRRAGRSPSGHPGVAPVPSRLPGGLWALKNSSEAPPKNAPTPGASSKRVPVRGAPSGHSTWHAPVSTPGTAARHPPQAFPLERPGRSSGQPVTAARRWLSGRGRRAQRSQRVLVHPHGRPHTPFLILQVQSLARRSGADTRCHRHDPTSAAGLLEVHLVRSGQRTSLAARKGTEDLKAAARWRPTIVASVSGMEPESGPARAPRRPSGGPISSRHITSASGQRRGVSGRRPPAPGPLRPGNWQATEFPKIRRRAIAEEADRTELPPPLTHSPPQPHTRAATAYGSALRPPFSRLGPQAVILLAQTSGRRSLCSAFRLPFSRLRPRTAVLPDWSSGHGTPRSALGRASPRSALRQSFSWLGNRLRLSLHGCRAAVPLARISSRSSPGSAHQPLSFWPGPPTAGPPAVVLPARPSG, encoded by the exons ATGTGTCAGGTGGGTGGCCGACAGGCCGCCAACCGCGTGTGCTCCCTTTGCTTGGGCGGCGTGGACCACGAAGATACCCCCACGGCGCCACCTGCCTGGGACGCACTGGGGACAGTCCACCCCGCCCCAAGCCACGCCGGCCTCGACCCCCAtcgctgggggaggaggagcaggaggaggtgggagagcagTCGCGCCCTGGGAGGGGCGGCCGGGCCCCCGCGGTCGCGGCTCCgcaccccttccccttccccacccccacccctacaccACCACCAAGTGGCTGGGCGAAAAGAGAAACCCGTGGGCGGAGCGACCAGAACAATCTCTTTCGCCACTGAAG CCCCCGTACGAGTGGACCGCGGACAGGAGCACGCGCGGGTGCCTGAGGAGCGGGACGCCCGCCCAGAACGCGCTTCCGGGCGGGGCCTTGCCAACAACCGCGAGAAGGAGCCCACGGGGAGCCGGCCTCCTAGGGAGGAGGGAATGCCTTCGCCCCTGGCCCCGGCCAAGGGCCACGCGCGGCACGGCTCAGCGGCGCTCCTCGACTCCGTATGGGGACTCCGGAGAAGAAAACGTCAGAGAGGAACCGA CTGGGTGCCGCGAGCGGGGCCCAGGCGGCGGGCAGGGAGGAGCCCGAGCGGCCACCCGGGCGTGGCGCCCGTCCCCTCGCGTCTCCCGGGTGGCCTCTGGGCTTTGAAAAATTCCTCAGAGGCGCCGCCGAAGAACGCACCGACGCCAGGAGCGAGCTCCAAACGAGTCCCAGTCCGTGGCGCCCCGTCCGGCCACTCGACATGGCACGCCCCGGTCAGCACCCCCGGAACGGCCGCGAGGCACCCACCCCAAGCGTTCCCCCTCGAGCGACCCGGCCGGTCGTCCGGACAGCCCGTCACCGCGGCCAGACGGTGGCTttcggggcgggggaggcgggcgCAGCGGAGCCAGCGCGTACTGGTCCACCCGCACGGGCGACCCCACACACCCTTCCTAATCCTGCAGGTACAGTCTCTGGCCAGGAGGTCGGGCGCGGACACACGGTGCCACCGGCACGATCCCACCAGCGCGGCCGGGCTGCTGGAAGTCCACCTTGTGCGAAGCGGCCAGAGGACCTCCCTCGCGGCTCGGAAAGGGACAGAGGATCTAAAAGCGGCCGCCAGGTGGCGCCCGACAATCGTCGCCAGCGTCAGCGGGATGGAGCCGGAGAGCGGGCCGGCTAGGGCACCCCGCCGCCCGTCCGGAGGACCGATCTCGTCCCGGCATATCACATCTGCCTCGGGGCAGCGGCGGGGGGTCTCGGGAAGAAGACCTCCGGCTCCCGGGCCGCTGCGGCCGGGCAACTGGCAGGCGACAGAATTTCCCAAGATTCGCCGGCGGGCTATAGCGGAAGAAGCGGACAGGACCgagcttcccccacccctcacccattCTCCGCCTCAACCGCACACCCGAGCCGCGACCGCCTACGGCTCGGCCCTCCGGCCGCCCTTCTCCCGGCTCGGCCCTCAGGCCGTGATTCTCCTGGCTCAGACCTCCGGACGCcgttctctctgctctgctttccGTCTGCCTTTCTCCCGGCTCCGCCCTCGGACCGCAGTTCTCCCGGATTGGTCCTCGGGCCACGGTACGCCCAGGTCGGCCCTAGGGCGCGCTTCTCCTCGCTCAGCACTTCGGCAGTCATTCTCCTGGCTAGGCAATCGGCTGCGCCTGTCGCTGCACGGCTGTCGGGCCGCCGTTCCACTGGCTCGGATCTCCTCCCGCAGTTCTCCCGGCTCGGCCCACCAGCCTCTCTCCTTCTGGCCCGGCCCTCCTACTGCCGGCCCTCCGGCGGTGGTTCTCCCAGCTCGTCCTTCCGGCTGA